A single genomic interval of Agarivorans aestuarii harbors:
- the glgA gene encoding glycogen synthase GlgA — translation MTAHPVKILFVASEVESLAKTGGLADVAKALPLALKEHGQDVRIIMPFYKTINRHDEAEKILDLSLQTSHGCQDIDYAVFKLMLEDVPVYLIQQNDYFERDQLYSEGEFAYDDNGERFTFFSRAVFQVAEALEFKPDIFHCNDWHTALIPYLLKQKFAHHPFFCNSKSVLTIHNAAFQGIFEKHQFQLLEGLADGLVDQILDGYNCINLLKAGIRHADKINAVSPNYAQELLTRLGSHGLCDYFEQRRGDLVGILNGCEYSDWDPATDKFIPTNYSATDMSGKAVCRQALQVETDLAQLNVPIFGMVCRLTEQKGFYLLLPALQQFLRHNVQVVIVGTGDSGIVAELESMQKQWPDKLRFIHAYSNEMAHLVEAGADFFLMPSLFEPCGLNQMYSLAYGTLPIVRGVGGLRDTVSDYDEDAENATGHIFYDPEPADLLNILRRALLLYLEHPEEFQAMRHRAMLSRFHWKESVWQYEALYNDALNVNPVQQQ, via the coding sequence GTGACAGCCCATCCTGTCAAGATTCTGTTTGTAGCTTCTGAAGTAGAAAGCTTAGCTAAAACAGGCGGCTTAGCCGACGTTGCTAAAGCCTTACCGCTGGCTTTGAAGGAACATGGCCAAGACGTAAGAATTATTATGCCGTTTTATAAAACTATAAATCGTCATGATGAAGCCGAGAAAATTCTCGACTTAAGCCTTCAAACTAGCCATGGTTGCCAAGATATTGATTACGCAGTCTTCAAGCTGATGCTCGAAGATGTGCCCGTTTACTTAATTCAGCAAAATGACTATTTTGAGCGGGACCAATTGTACAGCGAAGGTGAGTTTGCCTACGATGACAACGGCGAACGCTTTACCTTCTTCTCTCGAGCAGTATTCCAAGTGGCCGAAGCCCTTGAGTTTAAACCAGACATTTTCCACTGTAATGACTGGCATACCGCGCTCATCCCTTACTTGCTCAAGCAAAAATTTGCTCATCACCCGTTTTTTTGCAACAGCAAATCAGTACTTACTATCCATAACGCAGCCTTCCAGGGCATCTTTGAGAAGCACCAGTTTCAGCTTCTAGAAGGTTTAGCTGACGGTTTAGTGGACCAAATACTGGATGGTTATAACTGCATAAACTTGCTTAAAGCAGGCATTCGCCATGCCGACAAGATTAATGCGGTTAGCCCAAACTATGCCCAAGAACTACTCACCCGCTTAGGCTCACACGGCCTTTGTGATTATTTTGAGCAGCGCCGCGGCGATTTAGTAGGCATATTAAATGGTTGTGAATACTCAGACTGGGATCCTGCAACCGACAAGTTTATTCCAACAAACTACTCTGCTACAGATATGAGTGGTAAAGCTGTTTGTCGCCAAGCGCTTCAAGTAGAAACAGACTTAGCTCAGCTAAACGTGCCAATTTTTGGCATGGTATGTCGCTTAACCGAGCAAAAAGGTTTCTACCTGTTGCTGCCTGCCCTACAACAGTTTTTACGTCACAACGTGCAAGTGGTGATAGTAGGCACTGGTGATAGCGGCATCGTGGCTGAGCTTGAGTCAATGCAAAAGCAATGGCCAGATAAGCTGCGGTTTATTCATGCTTATAGCAATGAGATGGCCCATTTGGTAGAAGCCGGCGCCGACTTCTTCTTAATGCCTTCGTTGTTTGAACCATGTGGCCTAAACCAAATGTATAGCCTAGCCTACGGCACCTTGCCTATTGTGCGCGGCGTTGGCGGCCTAAGAGACACGGTAAGTGATTACGATGAAGATGCAGAAAACGCCACCGGGCATATCTTCTATGATCCAGAACCAGCCGATTTGCTAAACATTTTGCGTCGAGCCTTGTTGCTTTATTTAGAACATCCGGAAGAGTTTCAGGCGATGCGCCATCGCGCAATGCTGTCCCGATTCCATTGGAAGGAGTCAGTTTGGCAATACGAAGCCTTGTATAATGACGCCTTAAATGTGAATCCGGTTCAACAACAATAA
- the thiQ gene encoding thiamine ABC transporter ATP-binding protein gives MLNISKLQCQRHHQHFSYSLEVKPGEVVALLGASGSGKSTLLELISGFVQASSGSLSWQNEDLLTLPINQRPVTSLFQQHNLFHHLSLKQNIALGISQQLKLSAAHLQQVTEIADNLGISSILDKRPDQVSGGQQQRAALARCLIRHRPILLLDEPFSALDPMLRQECLELVKQLAEQYQLAVLMVTHQWQDALRVAQRVAFIEQGKTQQFASLKQLEQSPANQHIAHYLACS, from the coding sequence ATGCTGAACATATCTAAGCTACAGTGCCAACGCCATCACCAGCACTTTAGTTACTCTCTAGAAGTAAAGCCCGGTGAAGTGGTGGCCTTGTTGGGTGCCAGCGGAAGCGGCAAAAGCACCTTGCTGGAGCTTATCTCCGGGTTTGTTCAGGCTAGCTCGGGCAGTTTAAGCTGGCAAAATGAAGACTTATTAACACTGCCGATCAATCAACGACCGGTAACTTCACTATTTCAGCAGCATAATTTGTTTCATCATTTAAGCCTCAAGCAGAACATCGCTTTGGGTATAAGCCAGCAGCTCAAACTCAGTGCTGCCCATCTACAGCAAGTAACCGAGATAGCCGACAACCTAGGCATTTCTTCTATCTTAGATAAACGCCCAGATCAGGTGTCTGGTGGTCAACAACAACGCGCTGCGCTAGCTCGCTGCTTAATTCGCCACCGCCCTATTCTACTGCTAGATGAACCCTTTAGCGCACTTGACCCAATGCTACGCCAGGAATGCTTAGAGTTAGTTAAACAACTCGCCGAACAATATCAGCTAGCAGTATTAATGGTGACCCACCAATGGCAAGATGCCCTGCGTGTTGCTCAGCGAGTGGCCTTTATCGAACAAGGCAAGACTCAGCAGTTTGCCAGCCTTAAGCAGCTTGAACAATCGCCTGCCAACCAGCATATAGCCCACTACCTTGCTTGTAGTTAA
- a CDS encoding late competence development ComFB family protein produces MRLSEEIHNFTEFLLGEQIHALEIHKRCDLDTLQDLCCLVLNRLPPRYIRHDVDVLSAISDTEREQLVEKTKIAIEEGLKFLEQDRRQAPRD; encoded by the coding sequence ATGCGCTTATCAGAGGAAATTCATAATTTTACTGAGTTCCTACTAGGTGAACAAATTCATGCCTTAGAGATCCACAAGCGCTGTGACCTAGATACTCTGCAAGATTTGTGTTGCTTGGTACTCAATCGTCTACCGCCGCGCTACATTCGCCATGACGTGGACGTACTAAGCGCCATTAGCGATACCGAAAGGGAGCAATTGGTAGAAAAGACCAAAATTGCGATTGAAGAAGGCCTAAAATTTTTGGAACAAGATCGTCGCCAAGCACCACGCGATTAG
- the glgC gene encoding glucose-1-phosphate adenylyltransferase codes for MTEVQSLMAGILTMILAGGEGTRLYPLTDSRTKPAVPFGGSYRLIDFALNNFVNSDFLKIYVLTQFKSQSLNIHLRQAWHLSGITDRFIDAVPAQMRVGKRWYDGTADAIYQNARFIEINEPEHVCIFGSDHIYKMDVRQMVDEHRRKEAALTVAAIKVPKEQADQFGIIEVDVEGRMIGFEEKPKVNPKTIPGDPDHVLASMGNYVFERETLLEALYDDAKEDSSTHDFGHDIIPKLYPKGKVFAYDFTQNTIPGESVSGYWRDVGTLDAYWAAHMDLLDEEPPFSLYNPKFPLHTHYPPLPPATFKDVGDKKVSVSQSLISAGSFILGSEVNRSVFGFRSHVRPGSVISESVLIGNCRIGEGCQIRRTIIDKNAEIAPGTIIGENLEEDRKRFTVSPEGIVVIPKNAKVGF; via the coding sequence ATTACAGAGGTACAAAGTCTCATGGCAGGAATTCTTACAATGATCCTCGCTGGTGGTGAAGGTACTCGCCTTTATCCACTCACTGATAGCCGCACCAAGCCAGCGGTTCCGTTTGGAGGAAGTTACAGGTTGATCGACTTTGCCTTAAATAACTTTGTTAACTCTGACTTCTTAAAAATCTACGTGCTAACTCAGTTTAAATCGCAATCGTTAAACATTCACTTGCGCCAAGCTTGGCACTTATCGGGTATTACCGACCGCTTTATTGATGCGGTTCCAGCGCAAATGCGAGTAGGCAAACGTTGGTACGACGGCACGGCAGATGCTATCTACCAAAATGCCCGCTTCATAGAAATTAACGAACCTGAGCATGTATGTATTTTTGGTAGCGACCATATCTACAAAATGGACGTACGCCAAATGGTAGATGAACATCGCCGCAAAGAGGCTGCACTTACTGTAGCGGCGATTAAAGTACCTAAAGAACAAGCCGATCAATTTGGCATTATTGAGGTAGACGTTGAAGGCCGCATGATAGGTTTTGAAGAAAAACCTAAAGTGAACCCTAAAACGATTCCAGGCGACCCTGACCACGTGTTAGCGTCTATGGGTAACTATGTGTTTGAGCGCGAAACCCTATTAGAAGCTCTTTACGACGACGCTAAAGAAGACAGCTCAACCCACGATTTTGGCCACGATATCATTCCAAAGCTTTACCCTAAGGGAAAAGTTTTTGCTTATGACTTCACCCAAAATACCATTCCTGGCGAATCGGTAAGTGGCTACTGGCGTGATGTTGGTACCCTAGATGCCTATTGGGCAGCCCACATGGACTTGTTAGATGAAGAGCCACCGTTCTCACTCTATAACCCCAAGTTTCCATTGCATACCCATTACCCACCGTTACCGCCGGCCACCTTTAAGGACGTTGGCGATAAAAAGGTAAGCGTAAGCCAATCACTCATTTCTGCAGGTAGCTTTATTTTAGGCTCTGAGGTTAACCGCAGTGTATTTGGTTTTAGAAGCCACGTACGCCCCGGTTCGGTGATTAGCGAATCAGTACTGATTGGTAACTGTAGAATTGGTGAAGGTTGTCAGATCCGCCGCACTATCATCGATAAAAATGCTGAAATTGCTCCAGGCACTATTATTGGTGAGAACCTCGAGGAAGATCGCAAGCGCTTTACGGTATCCCCAGAAGGGATTGTTGTGATACCGAAAAACGCCAAGGTAGGCTTTTAA
- a CDS encoding GGDEF domain-containing protein: protein MAEIDLVSFFHGIVEADSGYWLLQPDNGQVSVRYPWQDGRTEQLNLEQWLERIDVRCRAAFQQALHTSLQSQQAFFCHYCHSDDEWLRIHGMPVEIQQQQYLLASVLPLTMPVINDEAKLRDPQSGLLSASLFRELLIQAMRLSQRNHEPFAILTLHYASNDSSLVCAIVAKVLQEQLRRSDSIAQFKEGELIALLYGTSRGAVSTVASKLTSELQRQLEGVALDSLKMGWAYYPEHGDNVDTLLAHRLDAVEALRLS from the coding sequence GTGGCAGAAATAGATCTGGTGAGTTTTTTTCATGGCATCGTAGAAGCCGATAGTGGATATTGGTTACTGCAGCCTGATAACGGCCAAGTGTCGGTGCGCTATCCTTGGCAAGATGGCCGTACTGAGCAGCTTAATCTAGAGCAATGGCTGGAACGCATTGACGTACGTTGCCGCGCCGCCTTTCAGCAAGCCTTACATACCAGCCTACAAAGCCAACAAGCTTTTTTTTGTCACTATTGCCACAGCGATGATGAGTGGCTACGTATTCACGGGATGCCGGTTGAAATTCAGCAACAGCAGTATTTACTAGCGAGTGTATTGCCCTTAACCATGCCAGTAATAAACGATGAGGCTAAGCTGCGCGATCCGCAAAGTGGTTTGCTCTCGGCGTCGCTATTTCGCGAGTTACTTATTCAAGCTATGCGCTTAAGCCAGCGCAATCACGAACCCTTTGCCATTCTTACCCTGCATTACGCCAGTAACGATAGCTCTTTAGTTTGCGCTATTGTCGCCAAAGTCTTGCAAGAGCAACTACGCCGCTCAGACAGTATTGCTCAGTTTAAAGAAGGTGAATTAATCGCTTTGTTATATGGCACCAGCAGGGGAGCGGTAAGTACCGTTGCCAGTAAACTCACCAGCGAATTGCAGCGACAATTAGAAGGTGTGGCTTTAGATAGCTTAAAGATGGGCTGGGCCTATTACCCCGAGCACGGTGACAATGTTGATACTTTATTGGCCCATCGATTAGACGCAGTAGAGGCGCTGCGTCTTTCTTAG
- a CDS encoding ABC transporter permease subunit: MMKKLAAIAGYTASAFLALVVLAAFWGLAEQTKELSWGAFNDPYLWRVLRFSLWQALLSALLACAGGILVARAWFYLQPKSLNWQLRLANLCFVCPVILVVLGCVGSFGLNGFWQHLSPFSWKIYGLPGILIAHTFLNMPLIARYCYLQYQAIPASYWRQGKQLGFSQFSYWRLIEWPMLCSRLAGLFGLVFLLCFGSFTIVLALGGGPQSTTLEVAIYQALRYDFDPLFALQCALLQLLIATSLGWLLLGREQQDSIRHQQSLTSIHQHSTLSLTWHRLIITSYYLFISSVVLGMFSPLLALSWQALPWQQWIESSLWSLNIALQSVVWVLTLGSALLWQYSSNLSQNKGAKRHKGQELLASVMLLAPAMVITTGLFFLLLSRTDISRYTVPLVALINALMSLPFYMRSLKPALNDSVKQYAKLNQSLDLPALSQVRFIYWPLMRKPLSVAISLCMVLSLGDMGVIALIGSVEVTTLPLLLFQQLSSYQYALASATGLIMLLLCGVIFYLLDISLGRDNAEHI, from the coding sequence ATGATGAAGAAACTGGCGGCCATTGCGGGTTATACCGCCAGTGCGTTCCTCGCTTTGGTGGTATTGGCCGCCTTTTGGGGCTTAGCCGAGCAAACCAAAGAGCTAAGCTGGGGCGCCTTTAACGACCCCTATTTATGGCGCGTACTGCGCTTTAGCCTGTGGCAAGCCCTATTGTCGGCCTTGTTAGCCTGCGCCGGCGGTATATTAGTTGCCCGAGCATGGTTTTACTTGCAACCCAAAAGCCTTAACTGGCAACTTCGCCTCGCCAATTTGTGTTTTGTTTGCCCGGTGATTTTGGTGGTTTTGGGTTGTGTAGGCAGCTTTGGTTTAAACGGATTTTGGCAACATTTATCGCCATTTTCTTGGAAGATATATGGCCTGCCCGGCATTTTAATCGCACATACCTTTCTAAACATGCCACTTATAGCGCGCTACTGTTATTTACAATACCAAGCCATACCTGCCAGCTATTGGCGCCAAGGCAAGCAACTTGGGTTCAGCCAATTTAGTTATTGGCGCTTAATTGAATGGCCAATGTTGTGCTCTCGCTTGGCAGGTTTGTTTGGCTTAGTGTTTTTATTGTGTTTTGGTAGCTTTACGATTGTGCTGGCACTAGGTGGTGGGCCGCAAAGTACAACTCTTGAGGTGGCTATCTATCAGGCGCTTCGCTACGATTTTGATCCCTTATTCGCACTTCAATGCGCCTTATTACAACTGCTTATTGCAACTAGCCTTGGCTGGTTATTACTTGGGCGAGAACAACAAGATAGTATTCGCCACCAACAAAGCTTAACTAGCATTCATCAACATTCCACCCTGTCACTTACCTGGCACCGTCTAATTATTACCAGCTATTATCTGTTTATAAGCTCAGTTGTCTTAGGTATGTTTAGCCCGCTGTTAGCACTTAGCTGGCAAGCCTTACCTTGGCAACAATGGATAGAAAGCAGCTTGTGGTCGTTAAACATTGCGCTGCAAAGTGTGGTTTGGGTATTAACATTGGGCAGCGCTCTTTTGTGGCAATACAGCAGCAATTTAAGCCAAAACAAAGGCGCGAAAAGACACAAAGGCCAAGAATTACTTGCGTCTGTGATGCTATTAGCACCTGCCATGGTGATTACCACCGGATTGTTTTTTCTATTGCTTAGCCGCACCGACATTAGCCGCTATACAGTACCCTTAGTTGCGTTAATTAACGCTTTAATGAGCCTACCGTTTTATATGCGTAGCCTAAAACCAGCCCTCAACGACAGCGTAAAGCAATACGCCAAACTTAATCAAAGTTTAGACCTGCCAGCGCTTAGCCAAGTCCGTTTTATTTATTGGCCTTTAATGCGCAAACCCTTAAGTGTGGCGATTAGCTTGTGCATGGTTTTATCTTTGGGTGATATGGGAGTGATAGCGCTAATCGGCAGTGTTGAAGTCACCACCCTACCACTCTTGCTATTTCAACAACTAAGTAGCTATCAATACGCTTTAGCCAGTGCCACAGGGCTAATCATGCTACTGCTATGCGGTGTTATATTTTACTTACTCGATATTAGCCTCGGACGAGACAATGCTGAACATATCTAA
- the rsmC gene encoding 16S rRNA (guanine(1207)-N(2))-methyltransferase RsmC, protein MNTSPHATSQVLARHDDLFTQQHLVVAGQLADNYPLSLLEQVASLQVCCSHFGHHQYLANQPSSKLSSQFSAAPSLASNSNALLLFMPKAKQEAAYLFACILPQLEVGAEIFVVGENRGGVKSCEKLLAEFGIKVNKIDSARRCGLYFGVLNQTAPQFDANQWQNNFEVALPNASLKVKSLPGVFNHGKLDEGSQLLLEHLPTLHGSVLDFGCGAGIIGASQALLHNVDISLLDVSAYAIASSKATLKENQLTGTVIASDGLSEVKQRFDFIVSNPPFHAGIDTQYETTETFLAQAKQHLNANGELWLVANSFLQYEALIKQHFSRFESVLDNKKFKILRCCV, encoded by the coding sequence ATGAATACCTCTCCACACGCTACCAGCCAAGTTCTTGCTCGTCATGATGACTTGTTCACTCAACAGCATTTAGTAGTAGCAGGCCAATTGGCCGACAACTACCCCTTGAGCTTGCTGGAACAGGTGGCTTCGTTGCAGGTATGTTGTAGTCACTTTGGCCACCATCAATATTTAGCAAATCAACCAAGCAGCAAGCTCTCCAGTCAATTTAGCGCAGCACCAAGCTTAGCCAGCAACAGCAATGCTTTGCTGCTATTTATGCCTAAGGCCAAACAAGAAGCCGCCTATTTATTTGCCTGCATTTTGCCGCAGCTTGAAGTTGGCGCCGAGATATTTGTAGTGGGCGAAAACCGTGGTGGAGTTAAAAGTTGTGAAAAGCTACTGGCTGAATTTGGTATTAAGGTAAACAAAATTGATAGCGCTCGCCGTTGTGGGCTCTACTTTGGTGTGCTTAATCAAACTGCGCCCCAATTTGATGCCAACCAATGGCAAAACAACTTTGAGGTAGCACTTCCTAATGCCTCACTCAAAGTGAAATCGCTTCCTGGGGTATTTAATCACGGTAAACTCGACGAAGGCAGCCAATTGTTATTGGAACACTTGCCCACTTTGCACGGCAGTGTGCTCGACTTTGGGTGCGGCGCGGGCATTATTGGTGCAAGCCAGGCACTATTACACAATGTAGACATAAGCCTGCTCGATGTGAGTGCATATGCCATTGCTAGCAGTAAGGCTACTCTGAAAGAAAATCAACTCACTGGAACAGTAATTGCTTCGGATGGTTTAAGCGAGGTGAAACAGCGCTTCGATTTTATTGTAAGCAATCCGCCTTTTCATGCTGGAATTGATACCCAATATGAAACCACCGAGACGTTTCTTGCTCAGGCAAAACAGCACTTAAACGCCAACGGTGAACTGTGGTTAGTCGCCAATAGTTTCTTACAATATGAAGCACTAATAAAGCAGCACTTCTCCCGCTTTGAAAGTGTACTCGACAACAAAAAATTCAAGATTTTGCGTTGTTGTGTATAG
- the dapA gene encoding 4-hydroxy-tetrahydrodipicolinate synthase, with protein MFKGSIVALVTPFIEGEVDYAAIRELVEWHIGQGTHGIVPVGTTGESPTLTHDEHIAVVKAVVEQAKGRVPVIAGAGSNNPIEAIEYTKAAQQAGADATLHVAGYYNRPNQDGLYQHFKMLHDATDIPIVLYNIPPRAVVDLSPSTIAKLAQLPRIVGVKDATGDLSRPLFERQLIEQDFCWLSGEDATAVSYNVSGGQGCISVTANVAPKLCAQMQQATLDGDYAKANEIQDKLIPLHQAMFAEPSPAGAKYAMSLLNKCQAECRLPVTELSDSTKTRIRNVMQNLELI; from the coding sequence ATGTTTAAAGGATCGATAGTAGCGTTGGTTACTCCCTTTATTGAAGGTGAAGTAGATTATGCGGCGATTCGCGAGTTAGTTGAGTGGCATATTGGCCAAGGTACTCACGGTATTGTGCCTGTAGGTACAACGGGTGAGAGCCCAACCTTAACTCACGATGAGCATATTGCTGTAGTTAAAGCGGTAGTAGAGCAAGCGAAAGGGCGAGTACCTGTTATTGCTGGTGCTGGTTCAAACAACCCGATTGAAGCCATCGAATATACTAAGGCTGCTCAACAAGCTGGTGCCGATGCTACCTTGCATGTGGCGGGTTATTACAATCGTCCAAATCAAGACGGCTTGTACCAGCATTTTAAAATGCTGCATGACGCCACCGACATTCCGATTGTTTTATACAATATTCCACCACGCGCAGTGGTCGATTTAAGCCCTAGCACTATTGCCAAGCTGGCTCAGCTGCCACGCATTGTTGGTGTTAAAGATGCCACTGGTGATTTGTCTCGCCCATTGTTTGAACGTCAATTAATCGAGCAAGACTTTTGTTGGCTAAGCGGTGAAGATGCCACAGCAGTGTCTTACAACGTGAGTGGTGGTCAAGGCTGTATTTCGGTTACCGCCAATGTAGCGCCAAAACTGTGTGCTCAAATGCAACAAGCCACACTAGATGGTGACTACGCTAAAGCCAATGAGATTCAAGACAAACTCATTCCTTTGCACCAAGCTATGTTTGCAGAGCCGAGCCCTGCGGGCGCTAAATACGCGATGTCTTTGCTTAATAAATGCCAAGCAGAATGCCGTTTACCGGTGACTGAATTGTCAGACTCAACTAAGACACGTATTCGCAATGTAATGCAGAACTTAGAACTCATTTAG
- the thiB gene encoding thiamine ABC transporter substrate binding subunit, with protein MKKLLWLACCTLSLFGLNAQANSELTVYTYQSFVSDWGPGPALGKAFEAECNCSINWVGLDDGVAILNRLKLEGKRNKADVILGLDTNLIPEAEAIGAVQAHQLSLPKLAIDWQDNNFVPYDYGYFAFIYNTESLKNKPSSMEELINEFDGTILYQDPRTSTVGQGLMLWLKALYGDDTEQAWSKLKDKTVTVTKGWSEAYGMFLKGEADLVLSYTTSPAYHMVAEQENRYQALGFSEGHMSQVEVAAISATSQQVELAQQFLAFLVSAPAQQVIATTNWMLPVNPEAELPEAFSTLVTPKALSLDQATVSQQRKAWTKEWRNTVSQ; from the coding sequence ATGAAAAAATTGCTATGGCTAGCTTGCTGTACTCTTAGTCTATTTGGCTTAAATGCCCAAGCAAACAGCGAGCTAACAGTTTATACCTACCAAAGCTTTGTCTCTGACTGGGGACCCGGTCCAGCCTTAGGCAAAGCCTTTGAAGCAGAATGTAACTGCAGCATTAACTGGGTAGGTTTAGACGATGGCGTAGCCATTTTGAACCGCTTAAAGCTAGAGGGAAAACGCAATAAAGCTGATGTTATTTTAGGTTTAGACACTAACCTTATCCCAGAAGCGGAAGCAATTGGTGCAGTGCAAGCCCACCAATTAAGCCTTCCTAAGCTGGCCATTGACTGGCAAGACAACAACTTTGTGCCTTATGACTACGGTTACTTCGCGTTTATTTACAATACCGAGTCATTAAAAAATAAACCTAGCTCAATGGAAGAACTGATTAATGAGTTTGATGGCACCATTCTTTACCAAGATCCGCGAACTAGCACTGTAGGCCAAGGTTTAATGCTCTGGCTAAAAGCGCTATATGGTGATGATACCGAGCAAGCTTGGAGCAAGTTAAAAGATAAAACGGTTACCGTAACCAAAGGCTGGAGCGAAGCTTACGGCATGTTCTTAAAAGGCGAAGCCGATTTAGTGCTAAGTTACACTACCTCCCCGGCTTACCACATGGTAGCCGAGCAAGAAAACCGCTACCAAGCGCTAGGGTTTAGTGAGGGGCACATGAGCCAAGTGGAAGTGGCTGCAATAAGTGCAACCAGCCAACAGGTAGAGCTGGCTCAGCAATTTTTGGCTTTTTTGGTTAGCGCACCTGCTCAACAGGTTATTGCCACCACCAACTGGATGCTGCCAGTAAACCCAGAAGCTGAGCTGCCAGAAGCCTTCTCAACACTTGTAACACCAAAAGCCTTAAGCCTTGACCAAGCTACTGTTAGCCAACAGCGCAAAGCGTGGACTAAAGAATGGCGTAACACGGTTAGCCAATAA
- a CDS encoding EamA family transporter translates to MKPIDILFALIVATIWGVNFSVIKLGLTELPPVLFSALRFAIVAIPAVFFVPFPKTAVRNVVAVGVFLGVIKFSLLFVAMQVGASAGLSSLLLQAQVMFTILLSFIWFKEKITTYQLAGISLSSLGFALFFGLSSENLSLISLLLLLLAALSWAVSNLFMKQAKGVNVLHFMVWVSLIPPLPLLAFSYLFETNTPYQLLVSAQTSTWLALAYVGFISTLLAFAIWGHLLAKYSAAAVTPFALLVPVVGMLTANLVFDESLTHLEWLGAALVLLGLISCVFGQNLYKFLGSVDLSS, encoded by the coding sequence ATGAAGCCTATTGATATTCTGTTTGCCTTAATCGTAGCCACTATTTGGGGAGTGAACTTCTCAGTAATTAAGTTGGGTTTAACGGAGCTTCCACCAGTATTGTTCTCTGCTTTGCGTTTTGCCATTGTGGCAATACCTGCGGTGTTCTTTGTACCTTTTCCTAAAACAGCGGTGCGCAACGTAGTCGCCGTGGGCGTGTTTTTGGGAGTGATCAAGTTTAGCTTACTGTTTGTGGCCATGCAGGTTGGGGCATCGGCCGGTTTGTCGTCCTTGTTATTGCAAGCACAAGTGATGTTCACTATTTTGCTCAGCTTTATTTGGTTTAAAGAGAAAATTACCACTTACCAGCTAGCGGGAATAAGCTTGTCTAGCCTTGGTTTTGCGCTGTTTTTTGGCTTGAGCTCCGAGAACCTCAGCTTGATAAGCTTGCTGTTGTTGCTTTTGGCGGCCTTGTCTTGGGCCGTTTCTAACTTGTTTATGAAGCAGGCGAAAGGCGTTAATGTGCTGCATTTTATGGTGTGGGTGAGTCTGATTCCTCCATTACCTTTGTTGGCTTTTTCATATTTATTTGAAACCAATACGCCTTATCAGTTGCTAGTAAGTGCTCAAACTTCAACTTGGTTAGCTTTAGCTTATGTTGGGTTTATTTCTACCTTACTTGCCTTTGCCATTTGGGGGCATCTACTGGCTAAGTATAGCGCCGCTGCTGTAACACCTTTTGCCCTGTTGGTGCCTGTAGTGGGAATGTTGACTGCCAACCTAGTTTTTGATGAGAGCTTAACTCACTTGGAGTGGCTTGGGGCAGCTTTAGTTTTATTGGGTTTGATATCTTGTGTATTTGGCCAAAACTTGTATAAGTTTTTAGGGTCTGTTGACCTTTCGAGCTGA